From the genome of Ananas comosus cultivar F153 linkage group 16, ASM154086v1, whole genome shotgun sequence, one region includes:
- the LOC109722290 gene encoding LOW QUALITY PROTEIN: CBL-interacting protein kinase 19-like (The sequence of the model RefSeq protein was modified relative to this genomic sequence to represent the inferred CDS: substituted 1 base at 1 genomic stop codon) produces MDPRAKEAAPPPSMAEAGVMQGDSKPGGGNGKSRVLLGKYEVGKLLGHGTFAKVYHARHAETGESVAIKVLDKERVMKGGMVAHIKREIAILRRVRHPNVVRLFEVMATKTKIYFVMEYVRGGELFAKVAKGRLREDTARRYFQQLVGAVGFCHARGVFHRDLKPENLLVDEHGDLKVSDFGLSAVSDQLRHDGLLHTFCGTPAYVAPEVLARRGYDGAKADLWSCGVILFVLMAGYLPFHDQNVMAMYRKIYRGEFRCPRWFSPDLARLLARLLDTNPDTRITVPQILDNRWFKKGFRPVRFYIEDDRFLPLEALSDGEPPPPPSSADAGADADDEDDADAAGPTAPPPWASPAVAAAPPPAPPTPRAARPAAPSSAASSAXARVNAFDIISFSRGFDLSGLFEERGEEARFVSREPVESIISKLEEIAKVVSFAVRKKDCRVSLEGTREGEKGPLTIAVEIFELTPSLVVVEVKKKAGDGDEYEEFCNRELKPGLRSLMYEPASPILNISSDTE; encoded by the coding sequence ATGGATCCGCGGGCgaaggaggcggcgccgcccccgTCCATGGCGGAGGCGGGGGTGATGCAGGGGGACTCGAAGCCCGGCGGCGGCAACGGGAAGAGCCGAGTGCTGCTGGGGAAGTACGAGGTGGGGAAGCTCCTGGGGCACGGGACGTTCGCGAAGGTGTACCACGCGCGGCACGCGGAGACGGGGGAGAGCGTGGCGATCAAGGTGCTCGACAAGGAGCGGGTGATGAAGGGGGGGATGGTGGCGCACATCAAGCGCGAGATCGCGATCCTGCGGCGGGTGCGGCACCCGAACGTGGTGCGGCTCTTCGAGGTGATGGCGACGAAGACGAAGATCTACTTCGTGATGGAGTACGTGCGCGGCGGCGAGCTCTTCGCGAAGGTGGCGAAGGGGCGGCTGCGGGAGGACACGGCGCGGCGCTACTTCCAGCAGCTGGTGGGCGCCGTGGGGTTCTGCCACGCGCGCGGCGTCTTCCACCGCGACCTCAAGCCGGAGAACCTGCTCGTCGACGAGCACGGCGACCTCAAGGTCTCCGACTTCGGCCTCAGCGCCGTCTCCGACCAGCTCCGCCACGACGGCCTCCTCCACACCTTCTGCGGCACCCCGGCCTACGTCGCGCCCGAGGTGCTCGCCCGCCGCGGCTACGACGGCGCCAAGGCCGACCTCTGGTCCTGCGGCGTCATCCTCTTCGTCCTCATGGCCGGCTACCTCCCCTTCCACGACCAGAACGTCATGGCCATGTACCGCAAGATCTACCGCGGCGAGTTCCGCTGCCCCCGCTGGTTCTCCCCCGACCTCGCCCGCCTCCTCGCCCGCCTCCTCGACACCAACCCCGACACCCGCATCACCGTCCCCCAGATCCTCGACAACCGCTGGTTCAAGAAGGGCTTCCGCCCCGTCCGCTTCTACATCGAGGACGACCGCTTCCTCCCCCTCGAAGCCCTCAGCGACGGCGAACCGCCCCcgcccccctcctccgccgacgccggcgccgacgccgacgacgaagacgacgccgacgccgccggNCCGACCGCCCCGCCCCCTTGGGCTAGcccggcggtggcggcggctcCGCCGCCGGCGCCTCCGACACCGCGAGCGGCCCGTCCCGCCGCCCCGTCCTCCGCTGCCTCCTCAGCCTAAGCAAGGGTCAACGCCTTCGACATCATCTCCTTCTCCCGGGGGTTCGACCTCTCGGGGCTCTTCGAGGAGAGAGGGGAGGAGGCGCGGTTCGTCTCCAGGGAGCCCGTCGAGAGCATCATATCGAAATTGGAGGAGATCGCCAAGGTCGTGAGCTTCGCCGTGCGGAAGAAGGACTGCCGGGTGAGCCTGGAGGGGACCAGGGAGGGGGAGAAGGGCCCGCTGACGATCGCGGTGGAGATATTCGAGCTCACGCCGTCGCTCGTCGTGGtggaggtgaagaagaaggccgGGGATGGGGACGAATACGAGGAGTTCTGCAACAGAGAGCTGAAGCCGGGGCTGAGGAGCCTCATGTACGAGCCGGCGTCGCCGATTCTGAACATTTCTTCTGATACTGAGTAG